In Limnobaculum parvum, one DNA window encodes the following:
- a CDS encoding hemagglutinin repeat-containing protein, translating into MKDVSVVTRPPSLNLILPNASLYKINPAVGSRYLIETDPQYTQLKRWLGSDYMTSRLQADPNNMHKRLGDGYYEQRLISDQIINLTGQRFLNGYANDEEQYMALMNSGVEFAQKYPLSLGIALTPEQMANLTSDIVWLVSRDVTLPDGSIQTVLVPQVYAMIRPQDIDGSGALLAGKQVNLQLTGDLVNQGRILAGDKLNVLAQNIQNMGGSISGNNVMLLANNDINNIGGLMQGFDSLRLQAGHDINLITTTTQGEKAGRNGSSHTAINQVAALAVNHDNGTLQLSAGHDINLTAALLSNAGQNSDTSIAAGHDLNLNTVTVAKQAEFYKDKNNYRRESTSSEVGSQMTGSGDITLSAKNDINARAAQVEAGGQLGVIAGNNLSMTTGESTEDLSEHSKYSSRGSFGKKLTSESHDELHAVSGVSSNFSGDSVVMKAGNDLLVHGSQVTGIHDVSLSAGNDLTIDTAAEKRDEMHLSRTTKSGLMGTGGIGFTVGKIDEKFTNTTHGIGNLGSIVGSTEGNVTLSAGNHLAIKGSDVVAQQDISLTGKNVTVESVENQTHIQDKYERTQSGVTVALSGAVGGALNAAVTEAKQAQETHDSKIKALQEIKAALSAAQAVQAGMMDLPKDSEGFVGISISGGAQRTESTTDTNIRAAQGSTIAAGNNLSITATGNGEKGVDGDITLKGSAINAGNNMLLDANRDVNLLAAANTQKTDSENKSYGGNAGVSFGIGGGKNGLRFFADANFSQGNMHADGLYWTESQLEAGNNLTIISGRDTNLIGALAKGDSVTMDVGRDLTVRSLQDTDDYSYEQYSLNIAGSYGTGFDGSLGFTMDKMDSTWASVNEQSGIYAGKGGYDITVGKHTQLDGAVIASEATADKNNLDTGTLGWSDIKNKADYDVSHVSMSIGSGGGAPFGFPGVPGTPIVVAYGDSASSTTHAAIADGTLTIRDQSNQQQDIAKLSNDTANAANPLDKIFDADEQMRNLEAIGLAGQIVSQVTTIATNIGVKAAQDEAHAKADAQKDSAANDPAIIAQARADLSKAGNDNPTQEELNKATYDVVYQAEFKIANEKQMKEYGTGSDVQRAIQAAGAALTVAMGGGSVGNAAAAASAPYLAQGVKVLTEGPEMKDKAINAIAHAIIGAAVAQGSGNSAASGAIGAASGEIIAQTITQYLYEGRKPEELTEEQRQAVAALSMIASGAIGGVVGDSTESAATSANAGYNAAVNNFLSPEKAETLIKSIEDQKAGKNLVEASLNIVKLTNEDRASNVLLELYQSGQPMTESQKQELAGLLDQYGYELQVMYGFTPQKANEAIQGVLAGKAFVASTGDISAYNEALSYLKTASVHTSQAIMGTDALMALPGAPGIVARSALAAGGAYQAGYGLGQLSDGNYGEGAWNVGLGTAAIFGGVAGNSVISRTDRAIASPGKAVSWQESSLFPNSKADTSPLSIQAQKDLLDEINKFRSRTQATNTSTMIGAYDSATGKTAIGFSNNNITAELLDSKTVTYIESQLGAKIGEFTSFCKNTVGACAEVSAADQLIRQGADPASIKFTRAVRPRDAYGKKEVPAKAIVDTCENCAATWPNGNKK; encoded by the coding sequence ATGAAGGACGTCAGCGTGGTGACCCGCCCACCGAGCCTGAATCTGATATTACCCAATGCCAGTCTGTATAAAATCAATCCGGCGGTAGGTAGTCGCTATTTAATCGAAACCGACCCTCAATATACCCAACTTAAGCGCTGGCTGGGTTCGGACTATATGACCAGCCGCTTACAGGCTGACCCGAACAATATGCACAAACGTCTGGGGGATGGTTACTATGAGCAGCGACTGATTAGCGACCAGATAATTAACCTAACCGGACAGCGCTTTTTAAACGGCTACGCCAATGACGAAGAGCAATATATGGCGCTGATGAACAGCGGCGTGGAGTTTGCTCAGAAGTATCCTCTGTCATTAGGTATTGCGCTGACGCCAGAGCAGATGGCTAACCTGACTTCAGACATCGTCTGGCTGGTCAGCCGTGACGTGACCTTACCGGATGGCAGTATCCAAACGGTTCTGGTGCCGCAGGTGTATGCCATGATTAGGCCGCAGGATATTGACGGCAGCGGTGCGCTTTTGGCCGGTAAGCAGGTCAATTTGCAACTGACCGGTGATTTGGTCAATCAGGGGCGCATTCTGGCGGGGGATAAGCTGAATGTGCTGGCGCAGAATATTCAAAATATGGGCGGTAGCATCAGCGGCAATAATGTGATGTTGCTGGCGAATAACGATATTAATAATATCGGCGGGTTGATGCAGGGCTTTGACAGCCTGAGGCTTCAGGCCGGGCATGATATTAATCTCATCACCACCACCACGCAGGGAGAAAAGGCGGGTCGCAATGGCTCTTCCCATACGGCTATCAATCAGGTGGCAGCCCTTGCGGTTAATCACGACAACGGCACATTACAGCTTTCGGCGGGTCACGATATTAATCTGACGGCGGCGCTGCTGAGCAACGCGGGTCAGAACAGTGATACGAGCATTGCGGCGGGTCACGACCTGAATCTGAATACGGTGACAGTAGCGAAACAGGCGGAGTTTTATAAAGACAAAAACAACTACCGTCGGGAATCGACTTCGTCAGAGGTGGGCAGTCAAATGACCGGCAGCGGCGATATCACCCTGTCAGCGAAAAATGACATCAATGCCCGAGCAGCGCAGGTGGAGGCCGGTGGTCAACTCGGGGTCATTGCGGGAAATAATCTGTCGATGACTACCGGTGAGTCAACGGAAGACCTGAGCGAACATTCAAAGTACAGTAGCCGGGGAAGTTTTGGCAAAAAACTTACGTCAGAAAGCCATGATGAGCTGCATGCTGTTTCGGGGGTCAGCAGCAACTTTAGCGGTGACTCGGTGGTGATGAAGGCCGGAAACGACCTGTTGGTTCACGGAAGTCAGGTTACTGGAATTCATGATGTTTCGCTCAGTGCCGGAAATGACCTGACTATCGATACCGCCGCGGAAAAACGGGATGAGATGCATCTGTCCCGCACCACCAAATCGGGCCTGATGGGCACTGGGGGTATTGGCTTTACCGTTGGTAAAATAGATGAAAAATTCACCAACACGACGCACGGTATTGGCAATCTTGGCAGTATTGTCGGCAGTACCGAAGGCAACGTCACCTTAAGCGCGGGCAATCATCTCGCGATCAAAGGCTCAGACGTTGTCGCCCAGCAAGACATCAGCCTGACGGGTAAAAACGTCACCGTTGAGTCAGTGGAAAACCAGACCCACATTCAGGACAAGTACGAACGTACCCAGTCGGGCGTGACCGTTGCGCTGTCTGGTGCGGTGGGTGGTGCACTGAATGCGGCGGTGACCGAAGCGAAACAGGCGCAGGAAACTCACGACAGCAAAATCAAGGCGCTACAGGAAATCAAAGCGGCGCTGTCGGCGGCGCAGGCCGTACAGGCCGGGATGATGGACTTGCCCAAAGACAGCGAAGGGTTTGTGGGTATCAGTATTTCGGGCGGTGCTCAACGTACTGAATCCACCACTGACACCAATATACGGGCGGCGCAGGGTTCAACCATTGCGGCGGGGAATAATCTGTCGATTACCGCCACCGGTAACGGTGAGAAAGGGGTGGATGGCGATATCACCCTTAAAGGCTCCGCCATCAATGCGGGGAATAATATGCTGCTTGACGCCAACCGGGACGTTAACCTGCTGGCGGCGGCGAACACCCAGAAAACCGACAGTGAGAACAAGAGCTACGGCGGTAACGCCGGGGTCAGTTTTGGTATTGGCGGGGGTAAAAACGGCCTGCGCTTCTTTGCGGATGCCAACTTTTCCCAGGGGAATATGCATGCAGACGGCCTGTACTGGACGGAGAGTCAGCTTGAGGCCGGTAATAACCTGACCATCATCAGCGGTCGGGATACCAATCTGATTGGTGCACTGGCGAAAGGGGATTCCGTCACAATGGACGTGGGTCGTGACCTGACGGTGCGTTCATTGCAGGACACCGATGACTACAGCTACGAGCAATACTCACTGAATATTGCCGGCAGCTACGGCACCGGTTTCGACGGCAGTCTGGGCTTCACGATGGACAAGATGGACAGCACGTGGGCCAGCGTCAATGAACAGAGCGGGATTTACGCCGGCAAGGGCGGCTATGACATTACCGTCGGTAAGCACACCCAGTTAGACGGGGCGGTGATTGCCTCGGAAGCGACAGCTGACAAAAACAATCTGGACACCGGCACGTTGGGCTGGAGCGATATCAAGAACAAGGCAGATTATGACGTCAGCCATGTGTCGATGAGTATCGGCTCGGGCGGTGGCGCACCGTTTGGGTTCCCGGGCGTACCGGGTACGCCTATCGTGGTGGCCTATGGTGACAGCGCCAGTAGCACGACCCATGCGGCGATAGCGGACGGCACGTTGACCATTCGTGACCAGAGCAATCAGCAGCAAGATATTGCGAAGCTCAGCAATGACACGGCTAACGCAGCCAATCCGCTGGATAAGATTTTTGATGCCGATGAGCAGATGCGTAATCTGGAAGCGATAGGTCTGGCGGGGCAGATAGTGTCGCAGGTGACAACCATTGCGACCAATATTGGGGTGAAGGCGGCGCAGGATGAGGCACATGCTAAGGCGGATGCTCAGAAAGACTCAGCGGCGAATGACCCGGCCATCATTGCACAGGCGAGAGCCGATTTGTCTAAAGCGGGTAACGACAATCCGACGCAGGAAGAGCTCAATAAAGCCACCTACGATGTGGTGTATCAGGCTGAGTTTAAGATTGCCAATGAAAAGCAGATGAAGGAGTACGGCACGGGTAGCGATGTGCAACGGGCAATTCAGGCGGCTGGCGCAGCGCTGACGGTAGCGATGGGCGGTGGTAGTGTTGGGAATGCGGCTGCGGCGGCTTCAGCACCTTATCTGGCTCAGGGCGTGAAAGTGCTGACCGAAGGGCCTGAAATGAAGGACAAGGCCATTAACGCAATTGCACATGCGATTATCGGTGCCGCAGTGGCTCAGGGGAGTGGTAATAGCGCGGCTTCCGGAGCTATTGGTGCCGCCAGCGGTGAAATCATTGCACAGACCATTACGCAATATCTGTACGAAGGTAGAAAGCCGGAAGAACTAACAGAAGAGCAGCGTCAGGCGGTTGCTGCGTTGTCGATGATAGCATCGGGCGCGATTGGTGGTGTGGTCGGAGATAGTACTGAATCGGCTGCCACTTCTGCTAATGCAGGGTATAACGCGGCGGTGAATAATTTTCTGAGTCCGGAAAAAGCTGAAACGCTGATTAAATCAATAGAAGACCAGAAGGCGGGTAAAAATTTGGTGGAAGCATCACTGAATATTGTGAAGCTGACGAATGAAGACCGTGCTAGTAATGTTTTACTGGAACTGTATCAATCAGGCCAACCAATGACAGAAAGCCAGAAACAAGAGCTGGCTGGTTTACTTGACCAATATGGTTATGAACTTCAGGTTATGTATGGATTTACGCCACAGAAAGCGAATGAGGCTATTCAGGGAGTGCTTGCAGGTAAAGCGTTTGTTGCGTCAACGGGAGATATCAGTGCCTATAATGAAGCATTGAGCTATCTTAAAACGGCTAGTGTACACACCAGTCAAGCGATAATGGGCACTGATGCGTTAATGGCGTTACCTGGCGCGCCGGGGATTGTAGCTCGCTCTGCATTGGCAGCGGGTGGTGCTTATCAGGCAGGTTATGGTTTAGGGCAGCTTTCTGACGGGAACTATGGCGAAGGGGCATGGAATGTTGGGTTAGGAACTGCAGCGATTTTTGGTGGAGTGGCAGGGAATAGTGTCATTTCGAGAACTGATAGAGCTATAGCTTCGCCGGGGAAAGCAGTATCGTGGCAGGAGAGTAGTTTGTTTCCTAATAGTAAAGCGGATACAAGTCCATTATCGATACAAGCTCAGAAAGATTTATTAGATGAAATCAATAAATTCCGTTCTAGGACTCAAGCAACAAATACATCAACAATGATAGGCGCATATGACTCAGCTACAGGTAAAACAGCGATAGGTTTTAGTAACAATAATATTACAGCTGAATTATTAGATTCAAAAACTGTTACATATATAGAGTCACAACTAGGTGCTAAGATTGGTGAGTTTACAAGTTTTTGTAAGAATACTGTGGGCGCCTGTGCAGAAGTATCAGCAGCGGATCAATTGATTCGGCAGGGGGCAGATCCAGCAAGTATTAAATTTACTCGAGCTGTAAGGCCTAGAGATGCTTATGGTAAAAAAGAGGTTCCCGCTAAAGCTATTGTTGATACATGTGAGAATTGTGCGGCTACGTGGCCTAATGGAAATAAAAAATGA
- a CDS encoding VENN motif pre-toxin domain-containing protein — protein MTYNSAASEAIGTASGEIIAQTITQYLYEGKKPEELTEEQRQAVAALSMIASGAIGGVVGDSTESAATSANAGYNAAVNNHLTTGEKQVLDRKEKEYASPVRGAMLEVVPVRS, from the coding sequence TTGACTTACAACAGTGCTGCTTCCGAGGCCATTGGTACTGCCAGCGGTGAAATCATTGCACAGACCATTACGCAATATCTGTACGAAGGTAAAAAGCCGGAAGAACTAACAGAAGAGCAGCGTCAGGCGGTTGCTGCGTTGTCGATGATAGCATCGGGCGCGATTGGTGGTGTGGTCGGAGATAGTACTGAATCGGCTGCCACTTCTGCTAATGCAGGGTATAACGCGGCGGTCAATAACCACCTGACGACAGGTGAAAAACAGGTTCTTGATCGTAAAGAGAAGGAATATGCCTCACCTGTCAGGGGGGCAATGCTGGAAGTGGTGCCTGTCAGGAGCTGA
- a CDS encoding SymE family type I addiction module toxin yields the protein MGYAPNGGKTQPSPQIKISGKWLEALGFTSGQPVTVTTERGRMVIEADITL from the coding sequence GTGGGATATGCCCCCAACGGCGGTAAAACCCAGCCCAGCCCGCAGATTAAAATCAGCGGTAAATGGCTGGAAGCGTTGGGATTCACCTCCGGGCAGCCAGTCACTGTGACCACCGAACGGGGACGGATGGTGATTGAGGCGGATATTACTCTCTGA
- the xerC gene encoding site-specific tyrosine recombinase XerC, whose translation MVKRRTRVDSLLTVDQVYRTPVGPIDHPKSLYTLLLKFIIWRRERNWSETTLKVQTHHLYHFILWANEHGLHYAGDITRPVLERYQRHLYQYRKANGEPLSSRTQRTALDPLKGWFSWMARGNLILANPAADLELPRAEKHLPRHIMSVEEIERVLAQADVSTPLGLRDRALMEVLWSTGIRRGEVAMLDMYSVNADRRTLIVRQGKGKKDRIIPIGERALKWVEQYKYKVRSELVINPEVNELFVAADGMAGLGVNGITNAIGHYIRAAEISQWGSCHLFRHAMATQMLENGADLRWIQAMLGHADVSSTQIYTQVSIKALQSVHTSTHPAECGDVRKGNLRVVPNISDTPALPESQKEQS comes from the coding sequence ATGGTTAAGCGCCGCACCCGTGTTGATAGCCTGCTGACGGTGGATCAGGTGTACCGAACACCGGTTGGCCCAATCGATCACCCGAAAAGCCTGTACACGCTGCTGCTGAAGTTCATTATCTGGCGCAGAGAACGCAACTGGTCAGAAACCACGCTGAAGGTGCAAACCCACCATCTGTATCACTTCATCCTGTGGGCGAATGAACACGGCCTGCACTATGCCGGTGATATTACCCGGCCGGTGCTTGAGCGCTATCAACGCCATCTGTATCAGTATCGTAAGGCCAACGGAGAACCGCTGAGCAGCCGGACGCAGCGTACTGCGTTAGATCCGCTGAAGGGCTGGTTCAGTTGGATGGCGAGAGGCAATCTGATACTGGCTAACCCGGCAGCAGACCTTGAGTTACCACGGGCAGAAAAACACCTGCCGCGCCACATCATGAGTGTGGAAGAGATAGAGCGGGTGCTGGCGCAGGCTGATGTCAGTACACCGTTAGGCCTGCGGGATCGTGCGCTGATGGAAGTACTGTGGTCTACGGGGATCCGGCGTGGGGAAGTGGCGATGCTGGATATGTACAGCGTGAATGCCGACAGACGCACCTTGATAGTCCGGCAGGGCAAAGGGAAAAAGGACCGTATCATCCCGATAGGCGAACGTGCGTTAAAGTGGGTGGAACAGTACAAATATAAGGTCCGCTCGGAGCTGGTTATCAACCCGGAAGTTAACGAGCTGTTCGTGGCGGCGGATGGTATGGCGGGACTGGGGGTTAATGGAATCACCAACGCCATCGGTCACTATATCCGGGCGGCGGAAATAAGCCAGTGGGGAAGCTGTCACCTGTTCCGTCATGCGATGGCAACCCAGATGCTGGAGAACGGTGCCGATCTGCGCTGGATACAGGCGATGTTAGGTCATGCGGATGTGAGCAGCACGCAGATCTATACTCAGGTATCGATCAAGGCGCTTCAGTCGGTGCATACCTCTACGCACCCGGCAGAGTGTGGAGACGTAAGGAAAGGCAACCTGCGGGTAGTGCCAAATATCAGTGATACACCGGCGTTGCCGGAGAGTCAAAAAGAGCAAAGTTAG
- a CDS encoding immunity 42 family protein, whose product MVFGDPNNFAILMELVPPWSLEDNYKNGLFHFIIDGKLFPDSAGVATLSGDVSCLSEDNALLSPLEDSILFSLDKIEAFSTMLRAMLPTLLDPNVDVPDDFETNYSYQASTYNLEDNACYVFAVSSGDEIRILGAKTSYLSGNDIDGYKWINCEHLDVAEVILQKEEVHKIVNEIKMQFTLINKL is encoded by the coding sequence ATGGTTTTTGGTGATCCAAATAATTTCGCAATATTGATGGAATTAGTACCTCCTTGGAGTCTAGAGGATAACTATAAAAACGGATTATTTCATTTTATTATTGATGGAAAGTTATTCCCTGATTCTGCTGGAGTAGCTACTTTGAGTGGTGATGTGAGTTGTCTCTCAGAAGATAACGCCTTACTTTCTCCACTGGAAGATAGCATTTTATTTAGTCTGGATAAAATAGAAGCATTTTCGACAATGCTAAGAGCTATGTTACCCACACTGTTGGATCCAAATGTGGATGTACCCGATGATTTTGAAACAAATTATAGCTATCAAGCTTCTACATATAACTTAGAAGATAACGCTTGTTATGTATTCGCTGTTAGCTCCGGCGATGAAATAAGAATCTTGGGAGCTAAAACAAGTTATTTATCAGGTAATGATATTGATGGTTATAAATGGATAAACTGTGAGCATTTAGATGTTGCAGAAGTAATTTTGCAAAAAGAGGAAGTACATAAAATAGTTAATGAAATTAAGATGCAATTTACTTTGATAAATAAACTATGA
- the cdiI gene encoding ribonuclease toxin immunity protein CdiI, producing the protein MNEYLFTHIDYDNDPHWVVKDCFNSINLYGRFIWGIQHIINRVGFVIDETCCNFPDWDDPDPECHFEGIMFGVWEGEIIVSESVGFGYVRVACEKYLQLHPEDIEKVNTLLAKMP; encoded by the coding sequence ATGAATGAGTATCTTTTTACACATATAGATTATGATAATGACCCTCATTGGGTTGTTAAAGATTGTTTTAATTCAATAAATCTTTATGGCCGGTTTATATGGGGGATTCAACATATTATCAATAGGGTTGGTTTTGTAATTGATGAAACGTGTTGTAATTTTCCTGATTGGGACGATCCCGATCCTGAGTGTCATTTTGAAGGAATAATGTTTGGCGTATGGGAAGGTGAAATTATTGTTTCAGAGTCAGTTGGTTTCGGTTATGTCAGAGTGGCTTGCGAAAAATATCTCCAGCTACATCCTGAAGATATCGAAAAAGTTAATACTCTACTGGCTAAAATGCCGTAA
- a CDS encoding CdiA family toxin C-terminal domain-containing protein: MDAATNIVGGVGTWKAGKDATTGVTTITYPDGISFKIEQPAHLSAVEKYTQQKGITGGHNSEAFYISVKQNGVKILSETPTGIKGVTEVSYQIPAYDRAGNIVGYKEKPLTKTIYDPKVFSDQKILDLGQQAAAKGYKSAMASGAREYTSSAGGIDFRVYIDPNTGTVMNFFPVVTK, from the coding sequence ATGGATGCGGCGACGAACATCGTTGGTGGTGTGGGTACGTGGAAGGCTGGGAAAGATGCTACCACAGGGGTAACTACGATCACTTATCCCGATGGTATAAGTTTTAAAATCGAACAGCCTGCGCATTTAAGTGCTGTTGAAAAGTATACCCAACAAAAAGGTATTACAGGCGGGCATAATTCAGAGGCATTTTATATATCTGTGAAGCAAAATGGGGTGAAGATATTGAGTGAAACTCCAACGGGTATTAAAGGTGTCACTGAAGTTAGTTATCAGATTCCAGCTTATGATAGAGCTGGCAATATAGTTGGTTATAAAGAAAAGCCACTCACGAAAACTATATATGATCCAAAAGTATTTTCAGATCAGAAAATACTTGATTTAGGCCAGCAGGCGGCCGCTAAAGGGTATAAATCGGCAATGGCTTCGGGAGCTAGGGAATATACTTCAAGTGCAGGAGGAATCGATTTTAGGGTATATATCGATCCTAACACAGGAACAGTAATGAACTTTTTTCCGGTGGTAACCAAATGA
- a CDS encoding DUF6862 domain-containing protein, with amino-acid sequence MNNYLSDKQMDDMTREIQSCKTEGCVQQVQDKYQKIDKQQSAELEAACSANPASASCQSHLAKARDGDMYLYTQSDLAKLGMDFGQYGVGEVCKAAPANCIAVLSAQDKSNAVDADRNLNNPELVKAAADRNRAVFKSLGFDMDGMSDQEVNNTMSSMAMGAVGIIGSKAKGGSGKGSALPTPIPTTASNGLSYKSNPKHTPGQQGYSYRAGTEPKDSIELFGASVVSGKKRYAKDAEGNVHQFTNTNDGTWHWSGSTGDKSVQLDKNMIPADVKKQLNLPKKGW; translated from the coding sequence GTGAATAACTATCTGAGCGATAAGCAGATGGATGACATGACCCGTGAAATCCAAAGCTGCAAGACAGAAGGCTGTGTTCAGCAGGTTCAGGATAAATACCAAAAGATCGATAAACAGCAAAGTGCTGAATTAGAAGCGGCTTGTAGTGCTAACCCCGCTTCAGCCTCTTGCCAGAGTCATTTAGCGAAGGCCAGAGACGGGGACATGTATCTGTATACTCAGTCCGATCTGGCGAAGTTAGGGATGGATTTTGGGCAGTACGGCGTGGGAGAAGTGTGTAAAGCGGCACCGGCTAACTGTATAGCGGTGCTGTCTGCGCAAGATAAATCGAATGCGGTTGATGCTGACCGTAATCTGAATAATCCAGAACTGGTAAAAGCAGCCGCAGATCGTAATAGAGCCGTCTTTAAGTCACTTGGTTTTGATATGGATGGCATGTCAGACCAAGAAGTGAACAATACGATGTCAAGCATGGCGATGGGGGCCGTGGGGATTATTGGAAGTAAGGCTAAAGGTGGTTCTGGGAAGGGGAGTGCGCTACCAACTCCAATACCAACGACTGCTTCAAATGGCTTGAGTTATAAATCAAATCCCAAGCATACACCAGGACAACAAGGTTATAGCTATAGAGCTGGTACTGAACCTAAGGATTCTATAGAACTATTTGGGGCGTCTGTTGTAAGTGGGAAAAAGAGATATGCAAAAGATGCTGAAGGAAATGTTCATCAGTTTACGAATACGAATGATGGGACTTGGCATTGGTCTGGTAGTACCGGAGATAAGTCAGTTCAACTAGATAAAAATATGATTCCAGCTGATGTTAAGAAACAATTAAATTTACCTAAAAAGGGATGGTGA